Proteins encoded by one window of Salarias fasciatus chromosome 1, fSalaFa1.1, whole genome shotgun sequence:
- the LOC115389151 gene encoding synaptotagmin-4, which translates to MSQYLLGVHLQILLAVGLAVFFYCLVLGCILCCRRRKSVSSEDKEAVFLSPHRAERVTVTLSPTPSTQPVKQQYEELDGDVLDFPSPKSSSSPSEDDLTALPFDPSPTRSVEMVQSRPTCFPMRRLSTPAVPCSSSKSQTHGRASLPSLTKLSFVSKSRRAMGRRSTVSGESFIYSESSNLTAARAADQPGEPCPPQYGSSSTSTPSKPAPLLHFSLLFSSAGGTLLVNILGLFGASRRRSGVFVRASLPPLCPSPQQTASRRRSLSPELHGQSFVLPVGSVEELRTCTLRLAVYSRDFSGLREAAMGVVELPCEQMDWEPDVTTTHTKQLVPTKSKLKKSVSSLETGRRKSSVCAPRPLGQLFVLLQYQTLAQRVKVMVRKAENLAKLTRIPGTPDHYVVINLLQDGKVIGSKETKGAGGPNPVWNAPFLFDLPPGDVSQLPLALEFIVMQGRLYTKSSILGRVLIGGEASEAGQGHWKEMCSRGQIETARWHFIQSDAQ; encoded by the exons ATGTCGCAGTACCTCCTGGGAG TTCACCTGCAGATCCTGCTGGCCGTGGGTCTGGCGGTCTTCTTCTATTGTCTGGTCCTCGGCTGCATCCTTTGCTGTCGGAGACGGAAAAGCGTTTCATCAGAGGACAAGGAGGCAGTTTTTCTGTCTCCTCATCGCGCTGAGAGGGTGACGGTGACATTGAGTCCGACTCCGAGCACGCAGCCTGTCAAGCAGCAGTACGAGGAGCTGGACGGGGACGTGCTGGACTTTCCCTCCCCTAAAAGCAGCTCCTCGCCATCGGAGGACGACCTCACCGCTCTGCCCTTTGACCCCAGCCCCACCAGGTCGGTTGAGATGGTGCAGTCTCGGCCCACTTGTTTTCCAATGAGGCGCTTGAGCACGCCCGCCGTTCCCTGCTCCTCCAGTAAATCTCAGACTCACGGCAGAGCCTCGTTGCCGTCCTTGACTAAGTTGAGCTTTGTGTCCAAGTCTCGTCGCGCGATGGGTCGGCGCAGCACCGTGAGTGGCGAGAGCTTCATTTACAGCGAGAGCAGCAACCTGACCGCTGCCAGAGCCGCCGACCAGCCGGGGGAGCCGTGTCCGCCGCAGTAcggctccagctccacctccaccccctccaaaCCAGCTCCTCTCCTGCACTTCTCCCTGCTCTTCTCCTCGGCCGGCGGCACCCTGCTGGTCAACATCCTGGGACTTTTTGGGGCCAGTCGGAGGCGCAGTGGGGTGTTTGTTCGGGCCAGCCTCCCCCCGCTCTGCCCCTCCCCTCAGCAGACGGCCTCACGGCGGCGAAGCCTCAGCCCGGAGCTTCACGGTCAGAGCTTCGTGCTGCCCGTGGGCTCTGTGGAAGAGCTGCGCACTTGCACCCTGAGGCTGGCTGTCTACAGCAGAGACTTCTccggcctgagggaggctgccaTGGGCGTGGTGGAGCTGCCCTGCGAGCAGATGGACTGGGAGCCCGACGTCACCACCACCCACACCAAGCAGCTCGTCCCAACCAAGAGCAAGCTAAAGAAG AGTGTGAGTTCTCTGGAAACGGGCCGCCGAAAGAGCTCGGTGTGTGCGCCGCGGCCTTTGGGCCAGCTGTTCGTCCTGCTGCAGTATCAGACGCTGGCCCAGCGCGTCAAGGTGATGGTCCGGAAGGCCGAAAATCTGGCCAAGCTGACGCGGATCCCAGGAACTCCAG ACCATTATGTTGTCATCAACTTGCTTCAGGATGGGAAAGTAATTGGCAGTAAGGAGACTAAAGGGGCCGGCGGTCCAAACCCCGTCTGGAACGCTCCGTTCCTGTTCGACCTGCCTCCCGGTGACGTCAGTCAGCTGCCGCTGGCCCTCGAGTTCATCGTCATGCAG GGCCGCCTCTACACCAAGAGCAGCATCCTGGGTCGAGTGTTGATCGGCGGCGAGGCTTCGGAGGCGGGACAGGGCCACTGGAAGGAAATGTGCAGTCGGGGCCAAATAGAAACCGCCCGCTGGCACTTCATCCAGTCCGACGCACAGTAG